The following is a genomic window from Sporosarcina jeotgali.
TTGTTGTATTCTACTATCAAGAACTATTTCGATGCACTTTGCATAATGTGTTAGAAAATAAGGAACCCCGTCTTCACATATTTCAATGCTGAGCTTTACCAGACAAAAAGTTGAACGAAGGAAACTTTACTTCATCAATTCAGGAGGAATTAGAATGACAGAATCGATTACTGCGAGTAATATTTCCGTCTCGTATTCAGGAAAACAAGTGGTTAGCAATGTATCGTTTACATTTGCCCCAGGCAGTTTAATAGGAATTTTAGGGCCCAATGGAGCAGGCAAGTCTACTTTAATGAAAGCAATGCTCGGTTTAATACGGAAAGACAGCGGAACTACACGGATTGGATCTAACTCTATTGATAAGAAACGAAAGATCATCGCTTATGTCCCGCAGCGTTCAAACATCGATTGGAACTTCCCTATTGTTGTTAAAGACACAGTTCTTCTGGGTACGTATCCGAAGCTCGGATTATTTCACAGGCCAAGCAAAGCGGACAAAGCTTGGGCAATGGAATGTCTGAAACAAGTAGGCATGCAAGATTTCGCAGACCGGCAAATCGGGGAATTATCCGGAGGACAGCAGCAGCGCGTCTTCCTGGCTAGAGCATTAGCTCAAAAAGCAGATTACTTCTTCCTAGACGAACCGTTTGTCGGAATTGACGTTTCTAGTGAAGAAGTCATCATCGAGATCCTTCGGAAACTTAAAGACGCTGGTAAAACAGTACTCGTCGTCCACCATGACTTGTCTAAAGTGAAAAGTTATTTTGATGAATTGATATTAATGAACAAAGAACTGATTGACGCAGGTCCTGTGGAACAAGTATTCCGCGAAAAAAATATGACACGTGCTTATGAACGGCCGATGACTATGTTTGATGATTTGGAGGTTCAAATGTAATGGAATTTCTTCACGACTTAATGAACTATGCATTTTTGCAAAAAGCATTCATCACATCTGTAATGGTAGGTATCATTTGCGGTGTGATTGGCAGTTTTATTGTATTAAGAGGAATGGCATTAATGGGAGATGCGATTTCCCATGCAGTCCTGCCAGGAGTTGCAATTTCCTATATGCTCAGCATCAACTACTTCTATGGTGCCGTGCTGACAGGAGTATTGACAGCATTTGGTATTGGAGCGATCAGCCAGAACAGCCGCATTAAAAGTGACTCTGCAATCGGAATCGTCTTCTCGGCATTCTTTGCTCTCGGAATCATTTTAATTACAAAGGCCCGAAGTGCGACTGATTTAACCCAAATCCTATTTGGCAACGTATTGTCGGTCCGTGATTCGGATATGTGGATTACGCTCGTTATCGGGGCAATTGTTATCGGTGTGGTCGTACTATTTTTTAAAGAGCTTCTTATTTCAAGTTTCGATGAAACTATGGCGGCAGCGTATGGCTTAAACACAAGATTCATCCATTATGCAATTATGTTTTTATTGACACTTGTAACCGTTGCATCGTTACAAACCGTTGGAGTTATTCTCGTCGTATCGATGCTGATCACACCTGCTTCAGCGGCATATTTGTTAACAAACCGGCTATCTACGATGGTTGTGCTGGCTTCGTTCTTCGGAGCATTATCAGCGGTCATCGGCTTGTATTTCAGTTTCTTGTACAATATGCCGTCAGGACCGGTCATCGCATTGGCGACAACAGCTATTTTCGTTTTAGCGTTCCTCTTTTCACCGCAGCAAGGATTGATCATTCAACTGTTCAAATCACGCAGAAAGCAGAACGCTGCTGCTTAAATGAAAGTTCTGGATTGACGGTTTTGACGTTCGCTGCAGGCAGACGCTATCCGCTTCAATCAACGGAGAGTCTTGAATTGAAAAACTTTCTACTGTCAACAAAATCAACGAGTACACTTACCCTGTTTCATCAGGAAGGATGACTATATTATTTTTAAACCAAAGGAGAAGATTTTGCTTATGAAGAAGTTTGTAACTTGGATGGGATTGTCATTGATGGCAGTCTTCATGCTCGCAGCATGCGGAAATGATGATGAAGCTGCATCTGCACCTGATGGGAAAGAAAAAATGAAAGTCGTAACATCATTTACAATTATTGCAGACATGGCCCGCCAAATTGGCGGTGACTATATTGAGGTTCACAACTTGGTGCCTTCAGGAACGGATCCTCACGAATATGAACCGCTTCCGAAGGATATCAAAGCTGCTACAGACGCTGACGTATTGTTCTATAATGGTTTGAATTTAGAAGGCGGCGACAAAGGCTGGTTCAAGAAGATGACAGACTCTGTTCACCAAAAGGATGAAAACATCTTCAACCTGACAGAAGAAGTGACACCTCAATATCTGTCTGGAGAAGATGGCCGTGAGGAAGAGATTAACCCTCACGCATTTATCGACCCAGGCGTTGGTGTTCAAATGGCAGAAAAAATCACGGAAGTTCTTATTGAGAGACACCCTACTGACAGCGAAAAAATCAAGGAACGCGGCGAAGAGTATATTGCTCGTTTGAAAGAACTGGACAAAGAATACGAAGAACGCATCAATGACATTCCTGAAGAAAATCGCACCCTGGTTACAAGTGAACGTGCATTCCAGTATATGAACGACCATTACGGCCTGAAGGAAGCGTATATCTGGGAGATTGATACAGAAGAAAACGGGTCACCAAAACAGATTAAAGACTTAGTTCACTTTATCCAAGAACATAAGGTTCCTGTATTGTTTGTAGAATCCAATGTCGATACACGTCCGATGGAAACTGTTTCTAAAGAGACAGGTGTACCTATGGCAGAGAAATTCATCTATTCCGATGAAATCGGAGATCCAGGTGAAGAAATCGATACGTATGTGAAATATTTAAACTACAATATTGATTTAATCCACGATGAACTTAGCAAGAAACGATAACATGATTTGAAAAGAAGGTGTACGCACATGTGGCGTACACCTTCTTTTTTTACTGAAGACTAACAGGTATTGGAATGATTCACATTGCATAAGATGGTGCATCATAGAAAGGATGATGTTATGAAAAATGTTCCCGTTCTCATTACAACGCGCCAGTTACCGAACCCTTCACACTCCATTTCCATTGTGTATCCAGAAGTCCATCTCCCCCACCTTCCAGTCGTACAGCACAGTCTCAATACTCAAATTCGAAATGAATTAAACCAGCTGCTCATTGAACAAAATTATTACGATCCTAATCTTGTTGAACTCATCGTTTATTTCGAGATAAAAACAAACGAGCGAAACATGTTGAGTCTAACACTCATTGCCTATTCCTTTACCGGCGGAGCGCATGGAATGACTGTTGTGAAGGCTTTGACGTTTGAAACACAAACAGGTAAAAGAGTTTTCCTCTATGATTTATTAGGCTCACAGGATTTTGAGAAGCCTTTATCCGATAGAATCCGCGCAAAGATTGATGAATGGGGTGTTGAGCTGCTCGATCCGCCATTCACTGTGATCCGAAGAGACCAGGATTTCTATTTGGCAGACACGTCACTCGTCATTTACTTCCAATTATATGAGATTACCCCATACGTATGGGGATTCCCGTACTTCCCAATTGCATTGAAGGATATCGAGAACCTCGTCCCAGCTGAAAGTCCATTGCAGCGTTTCATTCCCTTTCTTTAAAACCATCTAGTTTCGCATTTTGCGAATGATCCATGAGAGGACGAACAGGAGGACAATCGAACCCAAAATACCCGGTATGATCCAATTTGCATTTCTTTCAGAAGAAGGAGCCGGTTGGCTTTGGATGAACTTCTTCTTCCCGGCACCAAGCTCTTTTATATCCTGCGCTGCGCTGGCAGCTGTTGTGGTTCGAGTACAAATCGTACTTGTTAGAAAACGAGAATTTTCTCGTTCACTCCAATCAGATGCGTAAAACAAGTAACTTTCACCTGCTTCGATTGGCAGGCCGCAATCTGCACTGTTAAAACCTGTATAGATAGTAATTGTATTCGCTTCGACACCTTTCCAGGCTTCTTGAACAGCAATTGTCACCTCTCTCTGCATATCCAGTTCTTTGATAGCTGTAATTTCACCTAAAAATACAGCATCCGCCTGTTCTTTAGCTTCAGATACAGGAGGGAGTTCCATACAAGAACACGCAAGTGCCTTTTCTCCATGAGGGAGAGCCCACACTAGTAAGAATACAAACATAAAAACTTCGATTCTTTTCAAACCTTCCGCCTCCCCGCTTTAACGAATCAGACGGGAATCCAGCAGATTGGTTACAAGTTATCTGAAATTGATTTATCTAAAAATATGGCGTAGTGTTGGGATAGATATGTTACTGAAAGGAAGAGGTAAATGAAGCGGACACTTGTCATTAGTGACATTCACGGAGAACTGGATATGCTTACAGAACTATTAGAAAAGGCAGCTTACCATCCTAAGAGGGATCGATTATTTTTGCTTGGCGATTACATAGATCGGGGACCCGATTCAAAAGAAACACTGGACAAAGTAATAGAGTTGGTTGAAGGCGGCGCGGTCGCACTTAAAGGCAATCATGAAGATATGATGGTCAAATCATTAATAGACGGGAATGAACGAACGTGGAGGAATTGGACAGGTCGCAATGGCGGAGATGCAACATTGCAAAGCTATGGATTCGAACGAGAATCGTTTTTGTTTTTTGATGATGATGAATTCCAAAAACCTCATCTGCACTCGGAATCACTCAATCGGCATTTAGAATTCATCCAAAGTCTCCCCTATTATATTGAAGAACCACATATGATTTTCATACATGCAGGAGTGAAACCGGGGGTCCCTTTAGAAGAAACAGATCCCTATGAATTACTATGGATTCGAGATGAATTTCATAATAACTACAAGGGAACTAAAACAGTAATTTTCGGTCATACACCGACAAAAGGTCTGTACGGCGATGAGAATAATAATAACATCTACTTTGGGAAAAATTCGATTATAGGCATAGATGGCGGTGCTGTTTTCGGGGGACAGCTCAACTGCTTAATACTTCCGCATAAGAGACAAGTCTCCGTTCAGGCAAAAAATAAAACAAGCAATCGAGTCTAACCTCACTCGATTGCTTGTTTTTATGTTGAAGATTCAGGAGGGTCCTTTTCTCTTCTGCTTCTCTTTTTTGCGTTCCTTTTTCTTGTTGTACTCCGCTTCAATCCGTTCAAAGCGCCGTATATCCCGCGGCCGCACAGTAATGGGCTCTTTCTTCAGCATCTTCACCATTGCGAATAGCATGATAATCAAGAACACACCGAACGGTAATGCAGAGACTAACGAAGCTGATTGCAGCGCCTCCAGACCGCCTGCGTATAAGAGAACCGCTGCGATTGCTGACATGAGTACTCCCCACGTAAGTTTTACGACCATTGGAGGGAACAAGCTCCCTTTGGTTGTCATGCTGGCTAAAATGTATGTAGCCGAGTCCGCAGATGTAATGAGGAATGTAAAAATCAAGATAATTGCTAAAAATGTCAGTAAGCCCGTGAATGGCATATGTTGAAACGTTTCAAATAGTGCTGACGTTACATCCTGGTTAACCACTTCAGCAATGTTTGTCCCGTTTTTCAAATCACTGTAGAGCGCAGTTCCGCCAAGCGTTGCTACCCACATACACGCGAAAACAGGAGGGATAACCATCACACCGATGATGAATTCACGAATCGTACGCCCTTTAGAAACTCGCGCTACGAAGGCTCCTACAAATGGTGACCACGCAATCGTCCATGCCCAGTAGAAAATGGTCCATTTTTGAACCCATGTCCCTTCTCCGTAAGGCTGCAATCGTAAACTGTATTGAATGAAGTTTGTAATATAATCCCCGATTGCCAGCGTAAAGCTATCTAAGATAAACACCTTAGGTCCGACGATAAAGAAAAATGCAAGCAGGGCAATTGCAAGTCCTAAGTTGAAATTCCCTAAATAACGAATCCCTTTATCTAAACCCGTAGAAGCTGATAGCATATATGCTGCAAATACAACGGCAATAATTGAAAACTGGACAAGAAACGTATTACTGATCCCGAATGCATACTCCAAACCGCCGCTCATCTGCAGAACGCCAAGGCCAAGTGAAGTCGCAATTCCCATAACAGTCGCAATGACGGCTAACGAGTCAATACCGCCTTTCAGGAACTTATTAGAACCCACTACAGGTTCCATCGCTGTAGAAATAAGGCCGTCTTTCTTCTTTCTAAACTGTAAAAATGCAATAACCAGACCTACTAAACCAAAAATAGCCCACTGGGAAATTCCCCAATGGAAAAACGAATAGCCCATCGCAAGCCGCGCAGCCTCTTCAGTCCCCGGTTCCACTCCTGAAACAGGTGCATTTATGTAATGACTCATTGGTTCAGCTACGCCATAAAAGACAAGACCGACACCAAAACCAGCAGAAAACAGCATACCAATCCATGTGAAGAACGGGAAATCCGGACGTTCATCATCTCCGCCTAAACGAATCGCTCCATATTTACTGATTGCAAGTCCCACTAAGAATACGATCAACACAAATACAACGAGCAAGTAGAACCATCCAAAACTCCTCGTTGTAAATTCGTACAGCATATCTGCTGTTTTTCCGAATTTTTCACTCATCAGTGCACCCAATAGTACCAATATAAATACAACGGATGCAGATATTGCAAATACTGGATTCTTCCAAAACTTCTTCTCCAATGGCAACGACTCCTATTTCTCTAGATACTATTCACATACCCTCATTTTCACTTGGATAACATGCAAATTTTATATGGTTCGGTCTGCAATTGTTCTGACTAAATAAATGTTAATAAGGATACAATTTGTATAAAAAGGATGTGATCTCATGACAGGCTCTGATGAATTCGCGTTGACCCTTTACATCCCCATTATTATCCTGCTGACTGTTGTTGAAATCATGCTCGGCGCTTATGAGACCACTGAGGGGATGTGGAACAAAAAACTAGCTGCAGGGAAGTTCCTGCTCAATATGGCTTGGACAAGCACACTAATACCCCTGCTTCTGGACATTCACTTATTCACGTTCATGATTGAATCGTTATATGAAGGTCGGCGGAATGTCGCGTCCCCACTAACTGGAATTGGTTTATTGTGGTTCTCCCGATTGCTTGTATTTCTAATAATCCTAGTGAATACAATTGATGTTTATCAAAGTTTCAGGACCGCAGAAATCAGTTCTATGGATGAGGAAGTATTATAGCCTGCTAAAACTTTTTTCAGGATGCGCTGTGTTTCGTTTCCAAGAAACGATGACACTTATAGTCAATCCCACACTGCAAACCGTAATGAGTGAGTGTACGAGTGAAATCGCAGGGACAGTTAAGCTGCCTGCTGTAACAATAATTGTGTCAAACAGCAGAATAATGAGACCCGAATTCGTTTGCAATCCTTTGGCTGTCAGTTGTGCCAGTAAATCTGTACCGCCGATACTGATACCTCGCCTCAACATGATTCCTGTTCCAATTCCAATGAGGATTCCTCCTAATGCACTGCTGGTAAATGGCTCAACCTGCAAGATGACTGCCATATCTCTAATTGGTGCGAAAAAATCTATGACTAAAGCGGAAATCAACATGCCATGGATGCCGTTGTAGAAAAAAGGTCTGTAGACAAACCAAGTCAACAAAAAAATAGGGATGCTGATCAGTATAAAAGTCAAACCCACTTTCGTTCCAGTCACGTAGTGGACAATGAGACTGATTCCAAGCGCCCCGCCCTCCATCAACCCTTGAGGGATAAGAAACAAGTTCAAGCCCAATGCTAAAAAAACACTTCCTGCAAGCAATGCAAAACCCTTTTTAGCGCTTTCCAAATTCACTCACCGCCTCGTTGTGTGTTGTACAACTATATGGCGGCAGTCAACCAGACTTGCCTAATCCGATAAAAAAGTGCCGGCCATATAAAAATGGACGGCACTTTATCATGTAATCTATTAGGAATTCACAGGTTGTTCAATCGGTTGAATTTCTCTTTCAGACCCCGCTACAATTACAGCAGCAGATGCGTCTCCTACAATGTTAACGGAGGTCCGCATCATATCGAGTACGCGGTCGATGCCTGCAATGAGGGCAATGCCTTCAAGGGGCATGTTCACCGAGTTCAGGACCATTGCAAGCATAATCATGCCAGCTCCAGGGACACCTGCAGTGCCAATCGATGCGAGAACTGTCGTCAATACGACTGTCAGCAGCTGCAGGAACGTTAGCTGCAGGTCGAAGAATTGTGCGATGAACACAACGGCAACCCCTTGATAAATTGCAGTCCCATCCATATTGATGGTGGCTCCAAGCGGCAATACAAAACTCGCGATACGTTTAGGCACGCCGAGATTTTCTGTTGTGTTCTTGATAGTAACAGGAAGTGTCCCAGCGCTGCTGGCTGTACTGAATGCAACCAGTGCAGCTGGGAAGATTCCTTTAAAGAAAGTAATCGGGCTGAGTTTCCCGATGGTCTTCACAGCAATTGAATATACGATTAGTGCATGCACAATACAAGCAATGTAAACGGCGATCACTACTTTTAATAATGGAAGTAATACGGATAATCCATATTCCCCAACGACCGGCGCCATTAACCCCAAAATACCAAATGGAGCCACGCGCATGATAATACCTGTAATTTTGTACATAATTTCCGCGAATCCTTCAAAGAAAGTCAGCACAGGGGCCGCCTTTTCACCAATCATCGTAATAGCGATTCCGATGAACAAGGCAAAGAAAATGATCTGAAGAATATTTCCTGACGCAAGTGCTTCAAAAGGATTGGTTGGGACAATGTTTAAGAACGTATCAATCGGGCTCTGCGGTTCAGCGACAGCAGCTTCCGGAATACTTCCCTCATCCGCCG
Proteins encoded in this region:
- a CDS encoding dicarboxylate/amino acid:cation symporter — encoded protein: MKLRFNLVTQIFTAFVLAIILGSIFGSKIDFLQPLGDLFLRLIKFVIAPLILSTLVVGVASMSDPKQLGRIGVKTIAYYLSTTAVAIIIGLAVAFLINPGTGVNITADEGSIPEAAVAEPQSPIDTFLNIVPTNPFEALASGNILQIIFFALFIGIAITMIGEKAAPVLTFFEGFAEIMYKITGIIMRVAPFGILGLMAPVVGEYGLSVLLPLLKVVIAVYIACIVHALIVYSIAVKTIGKLSPITFFKGIFPAALVAFSTASSAGTLPVTIKNTTENLGVPKRIASFVLPLGATINMDGTAIYQGVAVVFIAQFFDLQLTFLQLLTVVLTTVLASIGTAGVPGAGMIMLAMVLNSVNMPLEGIALIAGIDRVLDMMRTSVNIVGDASAAVIVAGSEREIQPIEQPVNS
- a CDS encoding DUF3298 and DUF4163 domain-containing protein codes for the protein MKNVPVLITTRQLPNPSHSISIVYPEVHLPHLPVVQHSLNTQIRNELNQLLIEQNYYDPNLVELIVYFEIKTNERNMLSLTLIAYSFTGGAHGMTVVKALTFETQTGKRVFLYDLLGSQDFEKPLSDRIRAKIDEWGVELLDPPFTVIRRDQDFYLADTSLVIYFQLYEITPYVWGFPYFPIALKDIENLVPAESPLQRFIPFL
- a CDS encoding metallophosphoesterase family protein, which codes for MKRTLVISDIHGELDMLTELLEKAAYHPKRDRLFLLGDYIDRGPDSKETLDKVIELVEGGAVALKGNHEDMMVKSLIDGNERTWRNWTGRNGGDATLQSYGFERESFLFFDDDEFQKPHLHSESLNRHLEFIQSLPYYIEEPHMIFIHAGVKPGVPLEETDPYELLWIRDEFHNNYKGTKTVIFGHTPTKGLYGDENNNNIYFGKNSIIGIDGGAVFGGQLNCLILPHKRQVSVQAKNKTSNRV
- a CDS encoding BCCT family transporter, with the translated sequence MEKKFWKNPVFAISASVVFILVLLGALMSEKFGKTADMLYEFTTRSFGWFYLLVVFVLIVFLVGLAISKYGAIRLGGDDERPDFPFFTWIGMLFSAGFGVGLVFYGVAEPMSHYINAPVSGVEPGTEEAARLAMGYSFFHWGISQWAIFGLVGLVIAFLQFRKKKDGLISTAMEPVVGSNKFLKGGIDSLAVIATVMGIATSLGLGVLQMSGGLEYAFGISNTFLVQFSIIAVVFAAYMLSASTGLDKGIRYLGNFNLGLAIALLAFFFIVGPKVFILDSFTLAIGDYITNFIQYSLRLQPYGEGTWVQKWTIFYWAWTIAWSPFVGAFVARVSKGRTIREFIIGVMVIPPVFACMWVATLGGTALYSDLKNGTNIAEVVNQDVTSALFETFQHMPFTGLLTFLAIILIFTFLITSADSATYILASMTTKGSLFPPMVVKLTWGVLMSAIAAVLLYAGGLEALQSASLVSALPFGVFLIIMLFAMVKMLKKEPITVRPRDIRRFERIEAEYNKKKERKKEKQKRKGPS
- a CDS encoding metal ABC transporter permease, producing the protein MEFLHDLMNYAFLQKAFITSVMVGIICGVIGSFIVLRGMALMGDAISHAVLPGVAISYMLSINYFYGAVLTGVLTAFGIGAISQNSRIKSDSAIGIVFSAFFALGIILITKARSATDLTQILFGNVLSVRDSDMWITLVIGAIVIGVVVLFFKELLISSFDETMAAAYGLNTRFIHYAIMFLLTLVTVASLQTVGVILVVSMLITPASAAYLLTNRLSTMVVLASFFGALSAVIGLYFSFLYNMPSGPVIALATTAIFVLAFLFSPQQGLIIQLFKSRRKQNAAA
- a CDS encoding metal ABC transporter solute-binding protein, Zn/Mn family — encoded protein: MKKFVTWMGLSLMAVFMLAACGNDDEAASAPDGKEKMKVVTSFTIIADMARQIGGDYIEVHNLVPSGTDPHEYEPLPKDIKAATDADVLFYNGLNLEGGDKGWFKKMTDSVHQKDENIFNLTEEVTPQYLSGEDGREEEINPHAFIDPGVGVQMAEKITEVLIERHPTDSEKIKERGEEYIARLKELDKEYEERINDIPEENRTLVTSERAFQYMNDHYGLKEAYIWEIDTEENGSPKQIKDLVHFIQEHKVPVLFVESNVDTRPMETVSKETGVPMAEKFIYSDEIGDPGEEIDTYVKYLNYNIDLIHDELSKKR
- a CDS encoding YitT family protein, with product MESAKKGFALLAGSVFLALGLNLFLIPQGLMEGGALGISLIVHYVTGTKVGLTFILISIPIFLLTWFVYRPFFYNGIHGMLISALVIDFFAPIRDMAVILQVEPFTSSALGGILIGIGTGIMLRRGISIGGTDLLAQLTAKGLQTNSGLIILLFDTIIVTAGSLTVPAISLVHSLITVCSVGLTISVIVSWKRNTAHPEKSFSRL
- a CDS encoding metal ABC transporter ATP-binding protein, whose amino-acid sequence is MTESITASNISVSYSGKQVVSNVSFTFAPGSLIGILGPNGAGKSTLMKAMLGLIRKDSGTTRIGSNSIDKKRKIIAYVPQRSNIDWNFPIVVKDTVLLGTYPKLGLFHRPSKADKAWAMECLKQVGMQDFADRQIGELSGGQQQRVFLARALAQKADYFFLDEPFVGIDVSSEEVIIEILRKLKDAGKTVLVVHHDLSKVKSYFDELILMNKELIDAGPVEQVFREKNMTRAYERPMTMFDDLEVQM